The following DNA comes from Sulfuricurvum sp..
AAGTGACGTATAAAAATCGAGTGAATCGGAAACGGAGGTAAAATGGATTCGTCGTACATGTTTTGAGAGGGCGTGATTAATAGTAGAATCGAGTAATTCTTCTGCAAACCCCTGTCGTCTATCGATGAGTGGAGTAAAGAGGTTATAGACCGTCAAATATTCGCTGTAACGATCTATTTTAGAGAAGATATAGCAAACATGTTTCCCCTCATTATCGATGAGGACGTTGCACCCTTGGGCTTTCCAGCTAAAATGGCGATCCCACCATGCTAATGCTTGAATGGCAAAACGTTTACTCTCTGTATCGGTGATGGTGGAAACAGAGAGGAGATATTCATCACGGTTCAGTGGGTGAAGTCTCATCCCACTTCGTTTGTATAGGCGTATGTTGAGGAGATAGAGCGGAGTCGTTCAGCTGCTTTGGTAAATACCTCGATGGTATAGTCCACTTCATCCGCAGTCGTAAAGCGGCTAAGGCTGAGACGGATGGCGGTGTGGGCGAGTTCAGGGTCTTCTCCGATAGCGGTCATAACCGGATTGGCCTCTAAGCTTTCAGATGCACATGCACTCCCCGTAGATGCCGCGATACCGGCACGGTTGAGATCCCATAACATCGATTCTCCCTCGATACCGCGCAGTGAGATGAGGATAGTGTTAGGGGTACGACGCGCACGATCACCCACCACGATAGTATCAGGGAGCTGTGAAATAGCATCTTCCAATCGATCACGCAATGCTCGCACATCGCTGTTCATTTTTTCCAAATGCCCTACCGATTGTTTCATCGCCAGACCCATACCGATGATATAGGCAACATTGAGAGTACCTGCACGATAACCACCCATTTGTTCCCCACCGTGGAGGAGGTTTGGGAGCTCTTTCCCTTTTTTAACATACAAACCGCCGATACCTTTTGGCCCGTGGAATTTGTGAGCGGAGAAGGTGAGGTAATCTATCGGAGTTTTGGTCA
Coding sequences within:
- a CDS encoding NifS family cysteine desulfurase — protein: MKRVYLDNNATTKLDPIVKVKMQPFFEDLYGNPNSLHQYGIEVRPYLNEAMGYMYDALNAPDADDILITSCATESNNTVLKGVFFKHILRDPSKNHIIASAVEHPSVLETLHFLEENGAEITFVDVDAYGYVSAERVAAAITDKTILISMMWANNETGMIFPVDEVAAIAKEKGILFHTDAVQAIGKVKVDLTKTPIDYLTFSAHKFHGPKGIGGLYVKKGKELPNLLHGGEQMGGYRAGTLNVAYIIGMGLAMKQSVGHLEKMNSDVRALRDRLEDAISQLPDTIVVGDRARRTPNTILISLRGIEGESMLWDLNRAGIAASTGSACASESLEANPVMTAIGEDPELAHTAIRLSLSRFTTADEVDYTIEVFTKAAERLRSISSTYAYTNEVG